The genome window TTTGGTGGATGATGATTTTCTGCTGTTTTCCATGTCACATGACCTTGGGACACCTTCCAGTCCATGGGTAAGTGCTTCTTGGTGAGTGCAACAACATGTTTAGAATCCAAATTGATTATGTTGTATGTGcctgaaaaaaaagtgaaatgagtaagaccaaatttcacaaatgtgtaatattaatttcatattattataagcattcacaatgaaaatataaacaattttctTACTCTTTGTTGCTAGTTTCCTTAGTTGCATAGTGCAAAAATGGCTCAGATCACTGGGTAAAaatctttctttacaaaatggCAGCAATGttctaaacaacaaaaaaaagattattagtACTTTGACAACACAATATAAACACACTAAAGATTTCAAGTAAGAAAGAGAATgtctaggttactattgtaacccccattccctgaaggagggaacggagacgttacGTTGATACTGACGTAATGGAGTCTCGCttgggagcccaatcacctccaagTGGTACAAAACGAGCCAACGGCATACtcacttccattcatatttTTGCTGAGGAGCCAAAACAATGATTCCAGCTGTTCAGAGGTGACTCAGGGCTATGGCAGGGGGATgtaacgtctccgttccctccttcagggaacgggggttacaatagtaacctagatgttcccattcagtcagtcacgttcgacgttacgtcgatactgacgtaatggggtcCAATGGAAAACGGCATAGCAACTGAGCCACGTTATGAGTGTTAGGGAAGCAGATGCTGGTAAGCCGTAGCGTGCCCAAATGCAAGTACTACCACAGAGTCGTAACCCTCCAGCGTCCGGAGCCCAAGGAGGTCTTTCATGCCAGTGGGATGGAGAGGACAGGGCGTTACTCAGGGGCACAAGCGGACACCCGCGGCTATCTACGTGTAGACAGCACACGGGTGGACACCGGGTCCACTCGGAGATTATAAAGTCTCGCGAATGTGTTTGGTGTCACCCAGCCTGCAGCTTTGCAGATGTTTGCTACAGAGGCGCGGTGCGCCAACGCCTAGGAGGAGACAACACCGCGAGTGGAGTGAGCTCGCACCCGAGGGGGCACGGCTTGCCTTGGGACTGGTACGCCAaagcgatggcatccactatccagtgggccaacctctgtttggagacaacctttcccttctgctgaccTCTAAAGCAAACAAAGAGCTGCTCAGAGCTTCTGAAGCTCTGTGTGCGGTCCACGTAAACGTGCAGGGCACGAACGGGACACAACAacgctagggctgggtctgcctcctccaggggcagcgcttgcaagttcaccacctggtcccagaagggagtggtaggaacattgggcacatatccaagccggggtctcaggataatgTGAGAGTAGACCGGCCCGAGTTCTAGGCACGATTCGCTGACCAAAAATGCTTGCAGGTCCCCAACCCTCTTAAAGGAAGCGAGCGCGGTCAGGAGCACTGTCTTCAACGACGGATGTTTCAGCTCAACTGACTCAAGGGGCTCGAAGAGAGCTCTCTGTAGGCCCACCAGAGCGATAGAGAGGTCCCAAGAGGGAATGAGGTGAGGCCTAGAAGGGTTTAACCTCCTGGCGCCTCTGAGGAACCTAATGATCAGGTCGTGCTTTCCTAGTGACCTGCCATCGACCACATTGTGATGTGCTGTGATGGCAGCCACATAGACCTTCAAGGTGGAGGAGGACAGCCTCCGCTCCAAGCCATTTTGAAGGAAGGAATACACGGCGCTGACCGGGCATTTTCGGGGGTCTTCCCGGCGGGAAGAACCCCACTCAGCGAACAGACTCCACATCATGGTATAAGTGAGCCTCGTAGAGGGGGCTCTAGCTGAAGTGCTAGTGTCAACTACCACGGGCGGTAGGCCACTTAAGTcgtccgcgtcccgtccagagATTACACGTGGAGGTTCCAGAGGTCAGGACGTGGGTGCCATATGGTGCCCCGTCCCTGAGAAAGCAAGTCCTTTCTCAGGGGGAtgcgccagggaggggctgtcgtgAGGAGCATCAGCTCTGCGAACCAAGTCCGGTTTGGCCAGTACGGCGCAACTATCAAGACCTGTTCCTCGTCATCCCTGACCTTGCACAGTGTCTgcgcgagaaggctcactgggggaaacgcatatttgcgtaggccccggggccagctgtgtgccagtgcatccgtgccgagcgtcTCCTCggtcagggagtaaaacaactggcagtgaGCGGACTCCTgggaggcaaacaggtctacctgtgcGTCCCCGAATCAGctccagatcagctggaccacctgggggtggagtctcTATTCTCCCGGGAATGTGATCTGTCGTGAGAGCATGTCAGCCGCACGATTGAGATTGCGATATAAATTGCGCGCAGCGACCTGAGTCGGCACTGACTCCagaagagatggcgggcgagttgcgacatgcgacgggagtgTAGACCACCCTAGTGGTTGATGTATGCTACGGTAGATGTGTTGTCCGTCCAGACCAGTATATGCTTGTCGTGCAGCAGCGGTCGAAACCGGCGCAGGGTAAGgagtactgctagcaactcgaggcagatGATATGCCAATGGCGTTGGGGTCCTGTCCAGGAGCCCGACACAGCCTGGCCACTGCATATGGCACCCCAGCCAGTGGTGGAGGCATCTGTTGTGACAAcaacatgcctggacacttgtacTAGGGGCACTCCAGCGTAGAAAAGCAaggtccgaccacgggctgaatgTACGGTGACAACTCGGTGTGATGACCACACGGAGTGTGCCATGGCGCCATGCCCACCTCGGGACTCGGTTGTGAAGTcagtgctgaagcggtctcatatgaagcatatatgcggatgccatatgccccaggagcctctgaaattgtttcagtggaaccgctaTTTTCTGCGAGAACGaattcaggcagttcagcacTGACTGTGCACGCTCGTTGGTGAAATGCGCCGTCATGTTGACCGAGTCCAGCTCGCCCTCAGCTCCACACCAAGAAAAGAGATACTCTACACGGGGGAGAGGTttctcttttcccagttgacctgaagccccaactggctgaggtgactgagcaccaagtccctgtgttcgcacaactgctctcgtgactgggccagaatgagccagtcgttgAGGTAGTTGAGTATGTGAACGCCCACTTCCCTGAGCGGGGCAAGGGCACCTTCCGCGAGTTTGGTAAAGACGTGAGGTGACAGGGACAGCCTGAAGGGTAGGACCTTGTAATGATATGctcgaccctcgaacgcaaatcGTAGAAACGGTCTGTGTCGAGGGAggatcgagacatgaaagtacgcatccttcaggtcgatcgctgcgaACCAATCCTGGGCGCGAGCGCGCGTGAGGATGTGTTTCAGCGTGAGCATCTTGAATGGGAGCTTGTGAAGGGCCCAATTCAAGACACGCAAATCCAAGATTGGCTGTAACCCCCCACCTTTCTTGGGTACTATGAAGTacgggctgtaaaaccctgacttcatCTCGGCTGGAGGGACAGGCTCTATTgcgtccttcgccaggaggactgCAATTTCTGCCCGCAGGACAGGGGCATCCTTACCTGCCACCGAGGTGTACAGGACGGCGCTGAACCAGCCTGGCAAACTGAATCGCACAGCTGAGTCTGACTGTCTGAATGAGCCAACAAGACGGGTTGGGGAGGCATAGCCACGCCCCCAAGCACCGTTCAAGTGGAACCATCCAGACAGCAGAAGTACCCATGGGAGGGGCAGCGTGGAGCACTGTGGCCCAACTCGGGGAGCAATGCGTCCCGAAGTAGAGGCTGTGAGTGGGGTGCACTCACATGGCTCTGAGTGTCCCGTGAGGGACGGGGCAGGGTGGCGTGGGGAGGCCGTGCGTCCCCAGGGCGCCAAAGCCCTGCCCATGGCGAAAGAGGGTGTGGCTGAGAGTGAGGAAGCGGTGTGTCGCACACTGACAGGGTCTGCCCAGATATTTGGGAAACTGCTCATTTATTGAAAAggtgggtaccgctggctgtGAGGCCAGCGGCGGAACAGAAATAAAACGAAACACAGGATTCTCCACACGGCCCTCTCCCTAGGGAAGGAGTGGTGCCTTCACCATCTCCTGGGACAGAGCAGTTCCCTCCATCTCTGGGCCACCCGTCTCAGGGCCGCTTGGCAGACTTCTTTTTCGAGGGCTTAGCGGCCTGGGTGGGTTGCATCGCCTTCCTGCGGGAGGCTCGGGGAGGATGGGAAGGTTCCAATCTCCCAGGAGCCTGTGCAACCGCAGGGGGGTGCCCTTAGCGACGAGCAGGTCGGGGGCAAGCCCGAGGCGGAACGGTGGCAACATCACGCCGGGGCAGGATGTGTTTTATGGCCTCCGTCTGCTTTTGCACTGCCGAGAACTGAAGTCCTCGACAGTGTCGCCGAAGAAGCCGGCCTGGGAAATGGGGGTGTCAAGAAAGCAAACTTTGTCGGCTTTCTTCATTTCAGCCAGGTCCAACCAGAGATGTCGTTCCTGGACCACCAGGGTGGACATCGTCTGACCCAGGGCACTCGCCATGACTTTCGTCGCCGTGCGCAGTTCTTGCAGCAGCCctggctcagaactaccctcgtGCAGCTCCTTAAGAGCTTTCGCCTGATGGACCTGCAAGATGGCCAGGGCACCCAGAAACCAATCATCCAACCGCGAGCgctcgggacacggtggagggttccaTTTGAGCCCGATGCCTGCGGCAGCCCGGGCAAGCATGGCCACCAACTCTGAATCCGATTCAGCCTGAACGACCACCCCGGAGGGCAGAGGTTCGGCCTCCTCATCCTCTTCAGAGTCCAAAAGCCCACTCCCCGATGCAGCgatcgacatctgatcctcatCCAGAGCACCGAAAGTGATGCGGGGAACCTCCGTAGAGAGTCCCGCGGCAGCAGACGGCAACTCGACGGAACATGGCGCGCTAGAGGAGTGGGAGGTTTGTGGGGGCGGGCCCAACGAAGAAGCTCCCACTGTGACCCACAGATCTCCCAGAGTGCTAACCAGACGAGCAGCTTTAGAGGCTGTGGCAGCTGGGTATCAACAGAGGGAACTCGTACCTTCATACCTTGGGGGCATGTACCATCCACGAGTGCTGACTCAGCATGCTGTTTGCCCAGGCATGTGAGACAGCGATCGTGGCCGTCAGATGAGGtcaggaaacgaccgcatccagaaacacacgggCGAAAAGACATATTGAAAAAGACGCTGAACACCCGTGCTGCTCTTTTAGGGAACGCTCTGACAGCTGAAGCGCTCAGGAATGAATGCTGCACTGTCCTGTGTCAGCGCGTCACCGCACGCACCGCTGAACTGCGCCTTCACTCCAGCCGAGAATCCCCACGAGCTTCGAGGCAGAAAGCAATGAAAATTGCTGTTTGAGGACAAACTCCAGATagcaattaaaattgctgttttgcTCTCTTAGTATTTAGAAATTTGCACTCTTCAAGGAAGGTGAAAGGATGAGCGAAAACATTTCGGTTCGGTCGCACTGATGAATGGAAGTGAGTATGCCGGTCCTATTTATCCTCGGATGCTGGGGGTGTGGCccggcatgtaaatctcactggccaattcccATTGGCTCGGTTTGTACCActtggaggtgattgggctcccaaGCGAGACCCCATTATGTCAGTATCGACGTAACgccgaacgtgactgactgaatgggaactatATCACACCTTACCTTGGAAACTTCTCATTGTCAATCAAAACAGTGTTCTGCACTCCTTTGCTAAATGAAGTGAAGGTTCCATCGCTAAGAGGCAGAAGCTTAAGACCTTGTAGTTCTTCGTACTTCTCATCACTGAGAGCAAATTCAAGAAGAGAGTATTTGTCATCCTTACTGATTTTTTCAACCTTACTTCTGTGAAGGACATCTCTAACATAAGATGGAGTCACCCATGTCAAGGTATCACTTTCAGGGAAGATTTCTTGAACATCTTTCAAAACATGCTCTGGGAGTGTGACCAGGTTTTCTCCTTCAGCAATCAATAATCTTGACACTGCAGACATTGTGTCACTACATATATTGTTGACTGGAAAAACTGCATTTGAGGGAGACACCCAGATTTTCTCATCATCAGCAAGGTGAAAGATCTTGTATTCAATTAGACTCTTCAGAGAGTCTGTTGCAACTTCATGCCATCTTTCTTTATGTACAGTCTTGGATAGGTCAGGCCAAAGATTGTACACAGTGGCAGCAGGCAGGGTTGAGTTTCTGGATAACTGAATGGCATCCAGGATCATCAAAAGATATACATGAGGAAGAATATCTTTTATAAGTAGCTCATTCCACTTTGCAGACTCATCATTCTTCTGATCCTCCTCTTGCCACTTAATAAACCTCCGATTATCTGTCAGGCCAAAGCAAGCATTGAT of Ctenopharyngodon idella isolate HZGC_01 chromosome 9, HZGC01, whole genome shotgun sequence contains these proteins:
- the LOC127518875 gene encoding sacsin-like, encoding MILDAIQLSRNSTLPAATVYNLWPDLSKTVHKERWHEVATDSLKSLIEYKIFHLADDEKIWVSPSNAVFPVNNICSDTMSAVSRLLIAEGENLVTLPEHVLKDVQEIFPESDTLTWVTPSYVRDVLHRSKVEKISKDDKYSLLEFALSDEKYEELQGLKLLPLSDGTFTSFSKGVQNTVLIDNEKFPRTLLPFCKERFLPNDLSHFCTMQLRKLATKSTYNIINLDAKHVVALTKKHLPMDWKVSQGHVTWKTAENHHPPKSWLAEFWKFLSTELIELNSFIDMPLVPLEPLQSSGNSVLLAKLQSNTTLIFQRSTASSLSDHVQKVLRMVGCTIIKRDGCLRHHDIERCS